One genomic window of Arachis stenosperma cultivar V10309 chromosome 10, arast.V10309.gnm1.PFL2, whole genome shotgun sequence includes the following:
- the LOC130956772 gene encoding uncharacterized protein LOC130956772: MASEESFVVLVHHRGSVNRKTRSGVKFTDKNPLCIIVTSTTSYDDLVSAVLMKLGLEGAKRVKKFFYRIPVTVLQNTVKYDCFTINNDVDLQVMFLCRRQFPEVRTPELLARLVDVVSSSGGSNRNTNTIANPAGSSSRPAVASSSVPVYEPVVQPVASPSFAVDLNGTKGDEVVERENLPNALVGVAPVGVGDGFLGDEEDDDVEPDMIDDDSADDIRVNGPALAVGGSSSGTQQYPPHFSSLDLDAMRHEGVLGHAVGFGARDAEGTAGLTEFQVGQQFPDKDEALLSVKTYSIRRGVQYKVVESNHRRYVGKCSEFGNGCTWLIRLSLRKRKGIWEVKRCS; this comes from the exons atggctagtgaggagagttttgTGGTTTTGGTGCACCACAGAGGATCTGTTAATAGAAAAACTCGTTCCGGAGTAAAGTTCACAGATAAGAATCCTCTATGTATTATCGTAACTTCTACGACGAGTTATGATGACCTTGTTAGCGCTGTACTAATGAAGCTCGGTCTGGAAGGTGCGAAGCGGGTAAAGAAGTTTTTCTATCGCATTCCAGTCACGGTGCTACAGAATACCGTGAAGTATGATTGCTTCACGATTAATAATGATGTGGACTTGCAAGTAATGTTTCTTTGTCGGCGGCAGTTTCCGGAGGTGAGGACACCAGAGTTGTTGGCACGGCTGGTTGATGTGGTATCCAGCTCCGGCGGTTCGAACCGGAATACGAACACTATAGCGAATCCAGCAGGTTCTAGTTCCCGGCCTGCCGTTGCTTCCTCCTCCGTCCCTGTGTAcgaaccagtggtccaacctgTCGCCTCCCCGTCTTTTGCTGTTGACCTCAATGGCACAAAAGGCGACGAGGTAGTGGAAAGGGAAAATTTGCCGAACGCTTTAGTGGGAGTTGCACCTGTTGGCGTTGGAGACGGTTTTTTGGGTGATGAAGAGGATGATGACGTCGAGCCGGATATGATTGACGATGATAGCGCTGATGATATTAGAGTGAATGGGCCTGCATTGGCAGTAGGTGGTTCTAGCTCTGGCACACAGCAGTATCCACCACATTTTTCTTCGTTGGACTTGGACGCCATGAGACATGAGGGGGTTTTAGGGCACGCTGTTGGATTCGGAGCTAGAGATGCGGAAGGGACTGCTGGTCTGACAGAGTTCCAGGTTGGTCAGCAATTCCCGGATAAAGATGAGGCCCTTTTAAGTGTGAAGACTTACAGCATCCGGCGAGGGGTACAGTACAAGGTGGTGGAGTCTAATCACCGCCGGTATGTGGGCAAGTGTTCCGAGTTTGGGAATGGGTGCACATGGTTGATTCGACTGAGTCTCCGGAAGCGCAAGGGCATTTGGGAGGTCAAACG GTGCTCCTGA
- the LOC130956771 gene encoding uncharacterized protein LOC130956771, with amino-acid sequence MPGSVAVLKTSPVQVGGQVDESQSYFHRLFWTFPLCIEAFRHCKPLVSIDGTHLYGKYEGTLLIAIAQDENSNILPPGLLVISDRHNGIKAALEAPDGGWLPPSAYRAFCIRHVAANFALTFKGKDARRLLVNAAYAKTEVEFDYWFDILRSEDPAMCEWANRIDYSLWTQHRDEGRRFGHMTTNISECVNSILKGVRNLLVASLVKATYGRLAELFVRKGREAEAQMGTGQQFSQHLVKCIEANLKTARCFTVTLYDRDNFEFTVAETTPIGSFSLGTYRVSLASRTCDCGYFQALHFPCQHALACCAYSQVTWTSYVHSVYQISSVFSVYRMGFTPPIPEGFWPPYDGPTVISDLDKRRAREGRPRSTRIRTNMDEADPNRLKRCGLCRQPRHTRRSCPQVGGSS; translated from the exons ATGCCTGGTAGTGTTGCGGTCCTTAAGACGAGCCCGGTTCAAGTTGGAGGACAGGTGGACGAGTCTCAATCGTACTTCCACAGACTTTTCTGGACTTTCCCGCTGTGCATCGAGGCATTCCGTCATTGCAAGCCGCTAGTCAGCATTGACGGCACACATCTGTATGGGAAGTATGAGGGAACGTTGCTCATCGCGATTGCACAGGACGAGAACTCCAACATTCTACCT CCCGGTCTGCTGGTTATATCGGACAGGCACAACGGCATCAAGGCTGCGCTTGAGGCCCCTGACGGCGGTTGGTTACCGCCATCTGCGTACCGTGCATTCTGCATACGACACGTAGCGGCTAATTTTGCCCTTACCTTCAAGGGCAAAGACGCTAGGAGGCTCCTAGTGAACGCGGCGTATGCGAAGACCGAGGTTGAATTTGATTACTGGTTTGATATTCTGCGATCTGAAGATCCAGCGATGTGTGAGTGGGCGAACCGGATTGATTACTCGTTGTGGACTCAGCATCGTGATGAGGGGCGGAGATTCGGTCACATGACGACGAACATCTCCGAGTGTGTGAACTCTATCCTCAAGGGGGTCAGAAATCTCCTTGTAGCATCCCTGGTGAAGGCAACATATGGTAGGCTTGCGGAACTCTTTGTTCGCAAGGGGAGAGAGGCTGAGGCCCAGATGGGAACAGGACAACAATTCAGTCAGCATTTGGTGAAGTGTATTGAGGCCAACTTGAAGACGGCCAGGTGCTTCACGGTGACGCTGTATGACCGGGATAACTTCGAGTTCACTGTAGCAGAGACCACTCCGATTGGTTCTTTCTCCTTGGGTACTTACAGAGTATCACTTGCCTCTCGGACATGTGACTGCGGGTACTTCCAGGCTCTTCATTTCCCGTGTCAGCACGCACTTGCATGCTGTGCCTACTCACAGGTCACCTGGACCTCTTACGTTCACAGCGTCTATCAGATTAGCTCGGTTTTCAGTGTGTATCGGATGGGATTCACACCTCCAATCCCGGAGGGCTTCTGGCCACCTTACGACGGGCCCACGGTGATTTCAGACCTTGACAAGAGGCGTGCGAGAGAGGGTCGTCCTAGATCCACTAGGATACGGACGAATATGGACGAGGCAGATCCGAATCGGCTAAAGAGGTGCGGCCTTTGTCGCCAACCCAGACACACACGACGTAGTTGCCCACAGGTTGGAGGATCGTCTTAG